The following proteins come from a genomic window of Corynebacterium sp. P4-C1:
- a CDS encoding PH domain-containing protein has product MTFTPDRTHVLAAVLMTGIALIGISWAPLKLGWLLIFPIIFIAWVFTAKTRVDDDGIAVSYLFRKNVRLPWDQLRGIGFEGSRAKIATVDGEEYSLPGVSFNSLPELAEASSGRIADVITQASEAADGMMEVTDQEGNSILVTPEEYEERTAAGEKLSRTAPKNEE; this is encoded by the coding sequence ATGACGTTCACCCCGGACCGCACCCACGTTCTCGCCGCGGTGCTCATGACTGGCATCGCGCTCATCGGAATCTCTTGGGCCCCGCTCAAGCTCGGCTGGCTCCTGATTTTCCCCATTATTTTCATCGCGTGGGTGTTCACCGCCAAGACGCGGGTGGACGATGACGGCATCGCCGTGTCCTACCTGTTCAGGAAGAATGTGCGTTTGCCGTGGGACCAGCTCCGCGGCATCGGTTTCGAGGGCTCGCGCGCGAAGATCGCCACCGTAGACGGCGAGGAGTACTCACTGCCCGGAGTATCGTTCAATTCATTGCCGGAACTCGCTGAGGCCTCCTCCGGGCGGATCGCCGACGTGATCACCCAAGCTTCCGAGGCAGCGGACGGAATGATGGAGGTCACCGACCAGGAGGGCAATTCCATCCTGGTCACGCCCGAAGAATACGAGGAGCGCACCGCAGCCGGCGAAAAACTTTCGAGAACTGCACCTAAGAACGAGGAGTAA
- a CDS encoding mechanosensitive ion channel domain-containing protein — MPFTLILEQMWRWLADTGINLALLIVVAMLVPRAGRLANRYAERQVADAKDPDEGKSSLAIAGVAIYLLQLLAYFLILVFFLQQIGFSLAGAAIPATVVSAAIGFGAQNIIADFVAGFFVLSEKQYGVGDLVTFNLGGDEITGDVIQITMRATQVRTLEQYTVTIPNSTAKVCINNSNIWSRALVVVPVPLARSRDVDEVIARAERAARKALANPEIAPLVRGELLSQPGIEINPPNTVGMPWTLDVRFMVRCTPGDQFPIERALRVHILEEFFDEYGSETATRPLDDDATQSFPAVSTGRYKRGWSTDHDLDADPSAAATSVLPANDGSSDGPGDGFGDDADVEAEVGRNPDPELSDHEEVPAEEDPAAAESKRRFAFGTFGGRVRASTGLLIALFLGLLILRGMTMSAGENSEARSGVFAPPRSSTSAPATPTSGAKATSTAPTSVEEEPSKETQPPQSGTPETSESAQAPVPQNSKQPRTTQQTTAPTSARETAQTPAPASTPRETASASPIA; from the coding sequence ATGCCTTTCACACTCATTCTCGAACAGATGTGGCGCTGGTTGGCCGACACCGGCATCAACCTCGCTTTGCTCATTGTGGTGGCGATGCTGGTGCCCCGCGCCGGCCGTCTGGCCAACCGGTACGCGGAGCGCCAAGTGGCCGACGCAAAGGACCCTGACGAGGGAAAGTCGTCGCTCGCCATCGCTGGAGTCGCGATCTATCTCCTCCAGCTGCTGGCGTACTTCCTCATCCTCGTCTTTTTCTTGCAGCAGATCGGCTTCTCGCTCGCCGGCGCCGCAATTCCCGCGACCGTTGTCTCTGCCGCAATCGGTTTCGGCGCGCAGAATATTATTGCTGATTTCGTGGCGGGCTTTTTTGTTCTTTCGGAGAAGCAGTACGGCGTGGGCGACCTCGTCACCTTCAATCTCGGCGGCGACGAAATCACGGGTGACGTCATCCAGATCACCATGCGCGCCACCCAGGTGCGCACGTTGGAGCAGTACACGGTGACGATTCCGAATTCGACGGCAAAGGTGTGCATCAATAATTCCAATATCTGGTCGCGCGCCCTCGTCGTCGTGCCCGTTCCCCTCGCCCGTTCCCGCGATGTCGACGAGGTCATCGCGCGCGCCGAGCGCGCGGCCCGGAAGGCGCTGGCCAACCCCGAGATCGCACCCCTGGTCCGCGGCGAGCTCCTGTCGCAGCCCGGAATCGAGATCAACCCGCCGAACACTGTCGGCATGCCGTGGACCCTGGATGTCCGCTTCATGGTCCGCTGCACGCCGGGCGACCAGTTCCCCATCGAGCGCGCCCTCCGCGTCCACATTCTCGAGGAATTCTTCGACGAGTACGGCTCGGAGACGGCCACCCGCCCGCTTGACGACGACGCGACGCAGTCCTTCCCCGCCGTGAGCACCGGCCGGTACAAGAGGGGCTGGAGCACGGACCACGACCTGGATGCGGACCCGTCTGCGGCCGCAACGTCGGTCCTTCCCGCTAACGACGGTTCCAGCGACGGCCCCGGGGACGGCTTCGGCGACGATGCAGACGTCGAGGCGGAAGTGGGCCGCAATCCCGATCCGGAGCTCAGCGACCACGAAGAAGTCCCGGCCGAAGAGGACCCGGCGGCGGCAGAGTCGAAGCGCCGTTTCGCCTTTGGCACCTTCGGTGGCCGCGTCAGGGCTTCCACAGGTCTGCTCATCGCTCTCTTCCTGGGCCTGCTCATTCTGCGCGGGATGACTATGTCGGCGGGAGAGAACAGCGAGGCCCGCTCCGGTGTCTTCGCGCCGCCGCGGTCATCCACCTCCGCACCGGCGACGCCCACGAGCGGCGCCAAAGCCACCAGTACCGCCCCGACCAGCGTCGAGGAGGAGCCGAGCAAGGAAACTCAACCGCCACAGTCGGGGACACCGGAAACGTCCGAGTCCGCACAGGCACCGGTGCCGCAGAACTCCAAGCAGCCGCGCACAACGCAGCAAACCACTGCACCGACAAGCGCACGGGAGACGGCGCAGACTCCCGCTCCCGCCTCCACCCCGAGGGAGACAGCGAGCGCCAGCCCGATAGCATGA
- the ilvN gene encoding acetolactate synthase small subunit translates to MNNNQIYDDVTRSVLSVLVQDVDGIITRVTAMFTRRGFNLVSLTSAKTETEGINRLTVVVDASEHAVEQLTKQLNKLIQVIKVVRLEEENTIARSLMLVKVNANNSNRPQVVDAANIFRARIVDVAPDSVVIEATGTTSKLRAFLEVLEPFGVRELVQSGRVALNRGPKTMAPSK, encoded by the coding sequence ATGAACAACAACCAGATTTACGACGATGTCACCCGTAGTGTCCTTTCCGTTCTGGTGCAGGACGTCGACGGCATTATCACCCGCGTCACCGCCATGTTCACCCGCCGCGGTTTCAACCTGGTGTCGTTGACTTCCGCGAAGACGGAGACTGAAGGAATCAACCGCCTCACCGTTGTCGTGGACGCCTCCGAGCACGCTGTCGAGCAGCTGACCAAGCAGCTCAACAAACTGATCCAGGTGATCAAGGTCGTGCGCCTCGAGGAGGAGAACACGATTGCCCGCTCGCTGATGCTGGTCAAGGTCAACGCAAACAACAGCAACCGCCCGCAGGTGGTCGACGCGGCGAATATTTTCCGTGCGCGCATCGTCGATGTGGCGCCGGACTCCGTGGTCATCGAAGCAACCGGCACAACGAGCAAACTCCGTGCCTTCCTCGAGGTGCTGGAGCCGTTCGGGGTCCGTGAGCTCGTCCAGTCCGGCCGTGTCGCTCTCAACCGCGGCCCGAAGACGATGGCCCCTTCCAAATAG
- a CDS encoding DoxX family protein, with protein MTDKGSKKPVNKLEDVTEIDDLDVPTTNVYTRTGKAAPTEVLPSTPKSQTQPASTAAETDAGEKSAKSAKSAKSAKSSKIARTAEPEVSGTGGSTIARTTSSEPVAASTVSTAGTLHTTEAAEGIGTDSTLDTDTAKTAQREPQEQAPVGRGTIDVGLLILRLVVGGILICTSLAVLFQLGGNDGLAGLEDQLASHAYPRALAIALPTMGLASGVFLVLGLLTPVAALVAVAATGFVAVEALSGSEAATDVFAWEPSVWLAVAMLGMALAVQFTGPGVIGVDFNRSWTRRPMASSWLCAAIGIAGTVLLWIFA; from the coding sequence ATGACTGACAAAGGCAGCAAAAAGCCCGTGAATAAGCTCGAGGACGTCACTGAGATTGACGACCTCGACGTTCCCACTACCAACGTCTACACGCGCACCGGCAAGGCCGCGCCGACAGAGGTGTTGCCGTCCACGCCGAAATCCCAGACTCAGCCGGCATCGACCGCAGCCGAGACTGATGCAGGCGAAAAGTCCGCGAAATCTGCGAAATCTGCGAAGTCCGCTAAGTCCAGCAAGATTGCCCGCACCGCTGAGCCGGAGGTGTCCGGCACCGGCGGCTCGACGATCGCCCGCACGACTTCCTCTGAGCCTGTCGCGGCGAGCACGGTGAGCACCGCCGGTACCCTCCACACCACCGAGGCCGCGGAAGGCATTGGAACGGATTCCACTCTGGATACCGATACCGCCAAAACCGCTCAGCGCGAGCCGCAGGAGCAAGCACCGGTCGGCCGCGGCACGATCGATGTCGGCTTACTGATCCTGCGCCTGGTCGTGGGCGGTATTCTCATCTGCACTTCACTGGCTGTCCTGTTCCAACTCGGAGGCAATGACGGCCTCGCAGGACTGGAGGATCAGCTCGCATCGCACGCTTATCCACGCGCATTGGCGATCGCCCTGCCCACCATGGGGCTCGCTTCAGGTGTGTTCCTCGTGCTGGGCCTTCTCACTCCGGTCGCGGCATTGGTCGCCGTCGCCGCCACTGGTTTCGTGGCGGTCGAGGCACTGAGCGGTTCCGAGGCGGCGACGGATGTCTTCGCGTGGGAGCCTTCGGTGTGGCTGGCAGTCGCCATGCTCGGAATGGCGCTAGCGGTTCAGTTCACCGGCCCGGGCGTCATCGGCGTCGACTTCAACCGCAGCTGGACGCGCCGCCCGATGGCCAGCTCCTGGCTCTGCGCTGCGATCGGTATCGCGGGCACGGTCCTTCTCTGGATCTTCGCCTAG
- the gatB gene encoding Asp-tRNA(Asn)/Glu-tRNA(Gln) amidotransferase subunit GatB — MTAYDLMDYSDVLEKYDPVMGLEVHVELATETKMFSTSSAHFGAEPNTNIDPVSLGLPGALPVVNAKGVEWAIKIGLALNCKIAESSRFARKNYFYPDQPKNYQISQYDEPIAYDGYLDVVLDDGTEWRVEIERAHMEEDTGKLTHLGSASGRISGATASLVDCNRAGIPLIEIVTKPIIGAGERAPEVARAYVGALRELVKSLGVSDARMDQGSMRCDANVSLRPVGQEKFGTRTETKNINSLKSVEQAVRYEMQRQAGVLEAGGEIVQETRHYQETDGSTSKGRPKEEASEYRYFNDPDLPPVIAKPEWVEEIRATLPELPWVRRARIQEEWQLPEKEFRDLVNAGALDLIVDTVEAGATPDEARAWWVSYIAGKANELGRDLDALGVTPADVARVVELVKDGKLTTKLGRQAIDGVIEGEGSVDEVVAKRGLEVVRDDGAIEAAVDEALAANPDIVEKYKAGNTKVTGAIVGAVMKATQGKADPKAINEIIAKKLAD; from the coding sequence ATGACTGCGTACGACCTGATGGATTACAGCGACGTCCTGGAAAAGTACGACCCGGTGATGGGTCTTGAGGTGCACGTGGAGCTGGCCACGGAGACCAAGATGTTCTCCACCTCGTCGGCCCACTTCGGTGCGGAGCCCAATACCAACATCGACCCGGTCTCGCTGGGCCTGCCGGGCGCGCTGCCTGTGGTCAACGCCAAGGGCGTGGAGTGGGCCATCAAGATCGGTCTGGCGCTGAACTGCAAGATCGCGGAGTCGTCCCGTTTCGCGCGGAAGAACTACTTCTACCCGGACCAGCCGAAGAACTACCAGATCTCCCAGTACGACGAGCCGATCGCGTACGACGGTTACCTCGACGTCGTGCTCGACGACGGCACCGAGTGGCGCGTCGAGATCGAGCGCGCCCACATGGAGGAAGACACCGGCAAGCTGACCCACCTCGGTTCCGCTTCAGGCCGCATCTCCGGCGCCACCGCCTCCCTGGTGGACTGCAACCGCGCAGGAATCCCGCTCATTGAGATCGTGACCAAGCCGATCATCGGGGCAGGCGAACGCGCCCCGGAGGTGGCGCGCGCCTACGTCGGCGCTCTTCGTGAGCTGGTCAAGTCGCTCGGTGTCTCCGATGCGCGCATGGACCAGGGCTCCATGCGTTGCGACGCCAACGTCTCCCTACGCCCGGTCGGCCAGGAGAAATTCGGCACCCGCACCGAAACCAAGAACATCAACTCCCTGAAATCCGTCGAGCAGGCCGTCCGCTACGAGATGCAGCGCCAGGCAGGCGTGCTAGAAGCCGGCGGCGAGATCGTTCAGGAGACCCGCCACTACCAGGAGACCGACGGCTCCACCTCCAAGGGCCGCCCGAAGGAAGAAGCTAGCGAGTACCGCTACTTCAACGATCCGGATCTGCCGCCCGTCATCGCCAAGCCGGAGTGGGTCGAAGAGATCCGCGCGACCCTGCCGGAACTTCCGTGGGTGCGCCGCGCCCGCATCCAGGAGGAGTGGCAGCTGCCGGAGAAGGAATTCCGCGACCTGGTCAACGCCGGGGCCCTCGACCTGATCGTCGATACCGTTGAGGCTGGTGCCACCCCGGACGAGGCCCGCGCGTGGTGGGTCTCCTACATCGCCGGCAAGGCCAACGAGCTCGGCCGCGACCTCGATGCGCTCGGTGTCACTCCGGCCGATGTCGCTCGGGTCGTTGAGTTGGTCAAAGACGGCAAACTGACCACCAAGCTCGGCCGCCAGGCCATTGACGGCGTCATTGAAGGGGAGGGAAGCGTCGACGAGGTCGTCGCGAAGCGCGGTCTCGAGGTGGTGCGCGACGACGGTGCCATCGAAGCCGCCGTTGACGAAGCCCTCGCCGCCAACCCCGACATCGTGGAGAAGTACAAGGCCGGCAACACCAAGGTCACCGGTGCCATCGTCGGCGCCGTGATGAAGGCGACGCAGGGCAAGGCTGACCCGAAGGCGATCAACGAGATCATCGCGAAGAAGCTCGCGGACTAA
- the ilvD gene encoding dihydroxy-acid dehydratase codes for MPNAIPLRSRITTVGRQAAGARALWKATGTRDNEFGRPIVAIVNSYTQFVPGHVHLKNVGDIVAEAVREAGGIPKEFNTIAVDDGIAMGHGGMLYSLPSREIISDSVEYMVNAHTVDAMVCISNCDKITPGMLNAAMRLNIPAVFVSGGPMEAGKAVVIDGVAQTGTKTNLVDAMSSSANDAISDTDLDRIVESACPTCGSCSGMFTANSMNCLTEALGLSLPGNGTTLATHTARRRLFERAGEAVMDIARRYYGEGDESVLPRSIATREAFRNAMALDMAMGGSSNTILHTLAAAQEGEVNFDLKDIDELSHEIACISKVAPNGDAHIEDVHRAGGIPRILGELNRAGLLNTDVHSVAYSNLNDWLDDWDIRGGNATDEAIELFHAAPGGVRSSEAFSQSNRWDELDTDPLGGVIHDFDHPFTSDGGLVVLRGNLAEDGAILKTAGVEEELWEFSGPARVVDSQEQAVSMILAREVQPGEVVVIRYEGPAGGPGMQEMLHPTSFLKGAGLGKVCALITDGRFSGGTSGLSIGHISPEAAQGGLIGLIENGDTIRISVRDRKLQLEVDDDELDRRRAEMELRDNPWSPNRTRHVTKALRAYSKMATSADKGAVRRVD; via the coding sequence ATGCCCAACGCAATCCCGCTCCGTTCCCGCATCACCACTGTGGGCCGCCAGGCCGCTGGCGCGCGTGCGCTGTGGAAAGCCACAGGCACGAGGGACAACGAGTTCGGCCGCCCGATCGTTGCCATTGTGAACTCCTACACCCAGTTCGTCCCCGGCCATGTGCACTTGAAGAATGTCGGCGACATCGTGGCCGAAGCCGTGCGCGAGGCCGGCGGCATCCCCAAGGAGTTCAACACCATCGCTGTCGACGACGGCATCGCGATGGGCCACGGCGGCATGCTCTACTCCCTGCCCAGCCGCGAGATCATCTCCGACTCCGTCGAGTACATGGTCAATGCGCACACAGTCGACGCCATGGTCTGCATCTCCAACTGCGACAAGATCACACCGGGCATGCTCAACGCCGCCATGCGGCTGAACATCCCCGCTGTCTTCGTCTCCGGCGGCCCAATGGAGGCCGGTAAGGCCGTGGTCATCGACGGTGTCGCGCAGACGGGCACGAAAACGAACCTTGTCGACGCGATGTCCAGCTCCGCGAACGACGCGATTTCCGACACCGACCTGGACCGCATCGTTGAATCCGCCTGCCCCACCTGCGGCTCCTGCTCCGGCATGTTCACCGCGAACTCGATGAACTGCCTCACCGAGGCTCTCGGTTTGTCGCTTCCGGGCAACGGCACCACCCTGGCCACCCACACCGCACGCCGCCGCCTTTTCGAGCGCGCCGGCGAAGCCGTGATGGACATTGCCCGCCGCTACTACGGCGAAGGCGACGAATCGGTGCTGCCGCGCAGCATCGCCACGCGCGAGGCATTCCGCAACGCGATGGCGCTCGACATGGCCATGGGCGGATCGTCGAACACGATCCTCCACACTCTCGCCGCGGCCCAAGAGGGCGAGGTCAACTTCGATCTGAAAGACATCGACGAACTCTCCCACGAGATCGCCTGCATCTCTAAGGTTGCGCCGAACGGCGACGCACACATCGAGGATGTCCACCGCGCTGGCGGCATTCCCCGCATCCTGGGTGAGCTCAACCGTGCCGGTCTGCTCAACACCGACGTCCACTCCGTCGCTTACTCGAACCTGAACGACTGGCTCGACGACTGGGATATCCGCGGCGGCAATGCCACCGACGAGGCCATCGAACTCTTCCACGCCGCGCCCGGCGGCGTCCGTTCCTCCGAGGCGTTCTCCCAGTCCAACCGGTGGGACGAGCTGGACACGGACCCGTTGGGCGGGGTGATCCACGACTTCGACCACCCCTTTACCTCCGACGGCGGCCTGGTCGTGTTGCGCGGCAACCTTGCCGAGGACGGCGCAATCCTCAAAACCGCCGGTGTCGAAGAGGAGCTCTGGGAATTCTCCGGGCCCGCCCGGGTCGTTGATTCCCAAGAGCAGGCTGTCTCCATGATCCTCGCGCGCGAGGTCCAGCCTGGCGAGGTCGTGGTGATCCGCTACGAGGGGCCAGCCGGCGGCCCCGGCATGCAGGAAATGCTGCACCCCACGTCCTTCCTCAAGGGCGCAGGATTGGGCAAGGTCTGCGCCTTAATCACCGACGGCCGCTTCTCCGGCGGCACCTCCGGCCTGTCGATCGGCCACATCTCCCCCGAGGCGGCCCAGGGCGGCCTCATCGGTCTGATCGAGAACGGCGACACCATCCGCATTTCCGTCCGCGACCGCAAGCTGCAGCTCGAAGTCGACGACGATGAGCTCGACCGCCGCCGCGCCGAAATGGAATTGCGCGACAACCCGTGGTCGCCGAACCGCACCCGCCACGTCACCAAGGCGCTGCGCGCGTACTCGAAGATGGCCACGTCCGCAGACAAGGGCGCTGTCCGACGCGTGGACTAG
- a CDS encoding aldo/keto reductase, translated as MDAYTAASDRYDNAGENWFRRIGNSGLKLPRVSLGFWHNFGDDKPIETQRAIMRRAFDRGVTHFDLANNYGPPAGSAEINAGRILAEDFAAHRDELIISSKAGWYMHEGPYGFGGTRKYLHSSLDRSLERLGLDYVDIFYHHRPDPDTPLEETMYALRDIIASGKALYAGISSYGPELTAEAAEIMAGEGCPLLIHQPSYSMVNRWVEEPGEDGASLLESAAENGLGVIAFSPLAQGLLTDRYLDGIPADSRAAAGKSLSEDMLSESNIAMARKLNEVAKKRGQSLAQMAIAWVLRDQGERTVTSTLIGASSVEQLDANLDAVGNLEFSDEELSLIDDIAHDAGINIWAGATASRTRG; from the coding sequence ATGGATGCTTATACCGCTGCTTCTGACCGTTACGACAACGCTGGTGAGAACTGGTTCCGCCGGATCGGGAATTCGGGCCTGAAGCTGCCCCGGGTCTCGCTCGGTTTCTGGCACAATTTCGGCGACGACAAGCCGATCGAGACCCAGCGCGCCATCATGCGCCGCGCTTTCGACCGCGGTGTGACCCACTTCGACCTGGCCAACAACTACGGCCCGCCCGCCGGGTCTGCGGAAATCAATGCCGGGCGCATTCTGGCGGAGGATTTCGCTGCCCACCGCGACGAGCTGATCATCTCCTCGAAAGCCGGCTGGTACATGCACGAAGGTCCGTACGGCTTCGGCGGTACGCGCAAGTACCTCCATTCTTCGCTGGACCGCTCGCTGGAGCGCCTGGGACTGGATTACGTGGACATCTTCTACCACCACCGGCCCGACCCGGACACCCCGTTGGAGGAGACCATGTACGCCCTGCGGGATATTATCGCCTCCGGCAAGGCGCTCTACGCCGGTATTTCCTCGTACGGCCCGGAGCTGACGGCGGAGGCCGCGGAGATCATGGCGGGGGAGGGGTGCCCGCTGCTCATCCACCAGCCCAGCTACTCCATGGTCAACCGGTGGGTCGAGGAGCCCGGTGAGGACGGGGCATCCCTCCTCGAGTCCGCCGCGGAGAACGGCCTTGGCGTGATCGCCTTCTCCCCGCTGGCGCAGGGGTTGCTCACCGACCGTTACCTCGACGGAATCCCCGCCGATTCGCGTGCGGCGGCGGGCAAGTCGCTCAGCGAGGACATGCTCAGCGAGAGCAATATCGCCATGGCGCGCAAGCTCAACGAGGTGGCGAAGAAGCGCGGCCAATCTCTCGCGCAAATGGCCATCGCGTGGGTCTTGCGCGACCAGGGGGAGCGCACGGTGACCAGCACGTTGATCGGCGCATCCAGCGTCGAGCAGCTCGACGCGAACCTCGATGCCGTGGGCAACCTCGAGTTCAGCGACGAGGAGCTCTCGCTTATCGACGACATCGCCCACGACGCCGGCATCAACATCTGGGCTGGGGCGACCGCTTCCCGCACCCGCGGCTAG
- a CDS encoding bile acid:sodium symporter family protein, translating into MEPAEMEQKKHAEERSAFVATLGFPLLVIAGGIIGFAAPGAVEPISGWTTWLLGIVMFGMGLTLTGRDFVFVAKKPLPVVIGVVAQFVIMPLAAVALTWALRLPPEVAAGVILVGCAPGGTSSNVVSYLARGDVALSVTMTTVSTLLAPILTPLLTLWLAGEHMDVSAEPMAWSIVKMVILPVGLGLLVRLVAPRAVAAVLPALPWVSVVAIAMIVAIVVAGSRDKLAQAGMIVLLAVVLHNAIGYTLGYLTGKVTGQPEATSRTMAVEVGMQNSGMAATLAASYLSPLAALPGAVFSVWHNISGAILALIFRAKDRRSSPADA; encoded by the coding sequence ATGGAACCAGCGGAGATGGAACAGAAGAAGCACGCCGAGGAGCGCTCGGCTTTCGTCGCGACGCTAGGCTTCCCGCTCCTCGTGATCGCGGGTGGCATCATCGGTTTCGCCGCGCCTGGTGCCGTCGAACCGATTTCCGGCTGGACGACGTGGCTGCTCGGCATCGTCATGTTCGGCATGGGACTGACGCTCACGGGCAGGGACTTCGTCTTCGTTGCCAAGAAACCTCTTCCGGTGGTGATCGGCGTTGTCGCGCAGTTCGTCATCATGCCGCTCGCCGCTGTCGCGTTGACCTGGGCGTTGCGTCTACCACCGGAGGTCGCCGCGGGCGTGATCCTGGTCGGCTGCGCGCCGGGAGGCACATCGTCGAATGTGGTTTCCTACCTCGCGCGCGGCGATGTCGCACTGTCCGTGACCATGACGACCGTATCTACGTTGCTGGCGCCAATCCTGACCCCGCTGCTGACGCTGTGGCTGGCCGGCGAGCACATGGACGTCAGCGCCGAGCCGATGGCCTGGTCCATCGTGAAGATGGTCATCCTCCCGGTCGGCCTCGGCCTGCTGGTGCGTCTGGTCGCGCCGCGTGCCGTCGCCGCCGTGCTGCCGGCGCTGCCATGGGTGTCGGTGGTGGCCATCGCCATGATTGTCGCGATTGTCGTGGCCGGCTCCCGCGACAAGCTCGCGCAGGCCGGGATGATCGTCTTGTTGGCGGTCGTCCTGCACAACGCGATCGGCTACACGCTCGGCTACCTCACCGGCAAGGTGACCGGACAGCCGGAGGCCACCTCGCGCACCATGGCCGTGGAGGTCGGCATGCAGAATTCTGGGATGGCGGCCACGCTGGCGGCCAGTTACCTCAGTCCGCTGGCGGCGCTGCCCGGTGCTGTGTTCTCCGTGTGGCACAACATTTCCGGTGCGATCCTGGCGCTGATTTTCCGTGCGAAGGACAGGAGGTCCTCCCCGGCGGATGCGTAA
- a CDS encoding acetolactate synthase large subunit, translating into MAASQKKQAERITGAEAIVRSLEELGTEIVFGIPGGAVLPLYDALFAAKKLRHVLVRHEQGAGHAAEGYAMASGEVGVCVATSGPGATNLVTALADAYLDSVPIVAITGQVGTPLLGTDAFQEADIRGITMPITKHSIMVTDVDEIPQALAEAFHLASTGRPGPVLVDFPKDVQNAEIDFRWPPVIDLPGYKPTTNPHGRQISSAAKMIAKAERPVIYAGGGVIKANASKELLKFAEVTGVPVVTTLMALGAFPTHHPLNMGMPGMHGTVPAVAALQKADLLITIGARFDDRVTGDPDHFAPDAKVIHADVDPAEIGKIRAVDVPIVGDAKEVLSQLIEPFKKGKKVSAPKIDEWKSYLDDMKERFPRGYEKHADGSLSPQFVIETLSKEVGPEAIYVAGVGQHQMWSAQFLDFEHPRTWLNSGGLGTMGYSIPAALGAKAGCPDKEVWAIDGDGCFQMTNQEITTAAVEGFPFKVALINNGNLGMVRQWQTLFYDGHYSHTKLHQDETYIPDFLGLATALGAEAIRVTTEEEVLPAIKRAREINDRPVLIDFVVGEDAQVWPMISAGSSNSEIQYARDLRPLFEEDMSAGETPADIHETVAESTTDAPADAEEK; encoded by the coding sequence GTGGCAGCGTCACAGAAGAAACAAGCGGAGCGCATCACAGGTGCCGAAGCTATCGTCCGCAGTCTCGAGGAGCTGGGCACCGAAATCGTTTTCGGTATCCCGGGTGGAGCGGTTCTTCCGCTTTACGACGCCCTGTTCGCCGCCAAGAAACTGCGCCACGTCCTGGTGCGCCACGAGCAAGGCGCCGGCCACGCCGCCGAAGGCTACGCCATGGCGTCCGGCGAGGTCGGCGTCTGCGTGGCAACCTCGGGTCCCGGTGCGACCAACCTCGTCACGGCCCTGGCCGATGCGTACCTCGACTCGGTGCCGATCGTGGCCATCACCGGCCAGGTGGGAACCCCGCTGCTGGGCACCGACGCGTTCCAAGAGGCCGATATCCGCGGCATCACCATGCCGATCACCAAGCACAGCATCATGGTGACCGATGTGGATGAGATCCCGCAGGCTCTCGCCGAGGCTTTCCACCTGGCCAGCACCGGCCGGCCGGGCCCGGTCTTGGTCGACTTCCCGAAGGATGTCCAGAACGCAGAGATCGACTTCCGGTGGCCGCCGGTCATCGACCTGCCCGGCTACAAGCCGACGACCAACCCGCACGGTCGCCAGATCTCCTCCGCGGCGAAGATGATCGCCAAGGCTGAGCGCCCCGTGATCTACGCCGGCGGCGGCGTGATCAAGGCGAACGCTTCGAAGGAGCTCTTGAAGTTCGCAGAGGTCACCGGTGTTCCGGTCGTGACCACCCTGATGGCGCTCGGAGCGTTCCCCACTCACCACCCGCTCAACATGGGCATGCCGGGCATGCACGGCACGGTTCCCGCCGTCGCCGCCCTGCAGAAAGCGGACCTTCTGATCACCATTGGCGCGCGTTTCGACGACCGCGTCACCGGCGACCCCGACCATTTCGCTCCCGACGCCAAGGTAATCCACGCCGATGTGGACCCAGCCGAGATCGGCAAGATCCGTGCCGTCGACGTCCCGATCGTCGGCGATGCCAAGGAGGTTCTGAGCCAGCTCATCGAGCCGTTCAAGAAGGGCAAGAAGGTCTCCGCTCCGAAGATCGACGAGTGGAAGAGCTACCTCGATGACATGAAGGAGCGCTTCCCGCGCGGGTACGAAAAGCACGCGGACGGATCCCTGTCGCCCCAGTTCGTCATCGAGACGCTGTCCAAGGAGGTCGGCCCCGAGGCGATCTACGTTGCAGGTGTCGGCCAGCACCAGATGTGGTCCGCGCAGTTCCTCGACTTCGAGCACCCGCGCACTTGGCTCAATTCTGGTGGTTTGGGAACGATGGGTTATTCCATCCCGGCGGCGCTCGGCGCCAAGGCAGGTTGCCCGGATAAAGAGGTCTGGGCCATCGACGGTGACGGTTGCTTCCAGATGACCAACCAGGAAATCACCACCGCCGCTGTCGAGGGCTTCCCGTTCAAGGTCGCGTTGATCAACAACGGCAACCTGGGCATGGTCCGTCAGTGGCAGACGCTGTTCTACGACGGCCACTACTCGCACACGAAGCTGCACCAGGACGAGACGTACATCCCGGACTTCCTTGGTCTGGCCACGGCTCTCGGTGCTGAAGCAATCCGCGTCACCACCGAGGAAGAGGTCCTGCCCGCCATTAAGCGTGCGCGCGAAATCAACGACCGTCCGGTCCTCATCGATTTCGTCGTCGGCGAAGATGCCCAGGTGTGGCCGATGATCTCCGCCGGTAGCTCCAACTCCGAGATCCAGTACGCGCGCGACCTGCGCCCGCTTTTCGAAGAAGACATGTCCGCCGGGGAAACGCCCGCCGACATCCACGAGACCGTGGCCGAGAGCACGACCGATGCACCGGCAGATGCGGAGGAGAAATAA